One Paenibacillus sp. FSL H7-0737 DNA segment encodes these proteins:
- a CDS encoding helix-turn-helix domain-containing protein, with the protein MLQTLPVAAPLRSLLFQLTDAELHIQPAGSCAKALSAHFYRLLIFTGGSGQLILSDQTITLTTDTCYLLSPGTSYSTDNQETTLYYYLITFTAINNAEFPEYYSEELLPGRQELIVHPFTRVIRLAEDLLMSKKNADDVHFFKQQLKFQELLLLLFEHNYPSEQVPSPADSVEKTIQYMQDHYTESITVKQLAELAGITLWQYTPIFQKLTGKRPLDYLTELRINHSKRFLLESSEPLREIARLVGFSDEYYFSRRFRQKTGITPGQYAHQQGRKLTVEDWTGHVVDIPERPKRIVYHGETLGDLLALGIKPIGGDEVFAWNRVYKHRLKKLSNVGFPLDPKLTASLHPDLIIIANSDDKAYRAVVDIAPTLTFDSFAPLEHRMRTLGSWLGKQHEAEAWLDSFAAKNAAMWQQLYMNTLRPGETASALIYDHGNHLYAMGMSGLSTAIYAPNGLQPTDEIKAILDGELGFAEVDPARLPFYAGDHIFMLIPERQDSRVAMEKLLDSSLWKNIPAVRKGQAYLLDGSKWNYGDALTREKLLTLLPKLLGGG; encoded by the coding sequence TTGCTGCAAACATTACCCGTCGCTGCACCGCTCCGCTCGTTGCTGTTTCAGCTGACTGATGCGGAACTACATATTCAACCGGCAGGCTCTTGCGCTAAGGCTCTTTCAGCTCACTTTTATAGACTTCTAATATTCACTGGCGGTAGTGGACAGCTGATCCTTAGCGATCAAACCATAACACTGACTACAGATACATGTTATCTCCTATCTCCTGGAACTTCCTATAGCACGGACAATCAAGAGACGACTCTTTATTATTATCTCATCACTTTTACAGCAATTAATAATGCCGAGTTTCCCGAATATTATTCAGAGGAACTCCTTCCGGGTAGGCAGGAACTAATTGTCCACCCGTTCACTAGGGTAATCCGCCTTGCGGAAGATCTGCTTATGAGCAAAAAAAATGCCGATGATGTGCATTTTTTTAAGCAGCAATTAAAATTCCAAGAATTGCTGCTCTTACTCTTTGAGCATAATTATCCTTCCGAGCAGGTGCCAAGTCCCGCGGATTCCGTGGAAAAGACCATCCAATATATGCAAGATCACTATACGGAGAGTATCACCGTGAAGCAACTGGCTGAGCTCGCAGGGATAACATTGTGGCAATATACTCCGATCTTTCAAAAGCTTACCGGAAAAAGACCGCTCGATTACCTGACCGAACTGCGCATTAACCATTCGAAGCGTTTCCTTCTGGAATCCTCTGAACCGCTGCGTGAGATTGCTCGTCTGGTTGGCTTCTCCGATGAATATTATTTTAGTCGCCGGTTTCGTCAAAAGACTGGAATTACACCCGGACAATATGCGCATCAGCAAGGTCGGAAGCTTACTGTGGAAGACTGGACTGGCCATGTGGTGGATATTCCGGAGCGTCCAAAGCGCATTGTCTACCATGGTGAGACGCTTGGCGATCTGCTCGCATTAGGTATAAAGCCTATCGGAGGAGATGAGGTCTTTGCATGGAACAGAGTCTATAAACATCGACTTAAGAAGCTCTCTAACGTTGGCTTTCCTCTGGATCCGAAGCTTACCGCTTCATTACATCCTGACCTAATTATTATAGCTAATTCAGATGATAAGGCCTATCGAGCAGTCGTCGACATCGCCCCGACACTTACCTTTGATTCATTTGCTCCACTTGAACACCGTATGCGGACACTTGGAAGCTGGTTGGGTAAGCAGCACGAAGCAGAAGCATGGCTGGATTCATTCGCAGCAAAAAATGCTGCCATGTGGCAGCAGCTTTATATGAATACTCTTCGACCTGGAGAAACAGCTTCTGCATTGATTTATGACCATGGAAATCATCTATATGCTATGGGAATGTCCGGTTTGTCTACTGCTATCTATGCCCCTAACGGTTTACAGCCCACAGATGAGATCAAAGCGATTCTCGATGGAGAGTTAGGATTTGCAGAGGTCGATCCAGCAAGGCTGCCTTTCTACGCCGGAGATCATATCTTTATGCTTATTCCGGAACGTCAAGACTCGCGAGTTGCTATGGAGAAACTACTAGACAGCTCACTATGGAAGAATATACCCGCTGTACGTAAGGGGCAAGCTTATCTGCTTGACGGAAGCAAATGGAACTATGGAGATGCTTTAACACGTGAAAAGCTTCTAACGCTGTTGCCTAAGCTGCTTGGAGGAGGCTAA
- a CDS encoding ABC transporter substrate-binding protein, translating to MNKVRQPFAVLCVLFLMTTILLACGNSGEQPAKNNASNAAGNNTSATTVPSPETSDKGTNETAATTRSYTDYIGHTVEIPVNPKRVIYSGETYGDLLALGVQAVGYPLSMGEGQVFEDQLQGVEDVGFPINLEKTLELQPDLIIYAGTDEADFEQLSKIAPTIIFDTFAPLNERMLDIGGILGKTTEAEAWLAKYKTSEDAMWEQLKAAGIKEGETASVFTYYPGDRLFVMATTGLSQVLYGENGFKPTPAIQKVLDEGMGFQEVSMEVLKEYAGDRIFILTPVADEAKQSTATLLKSPIWKGLPAVKNGYVYTQDIMKTSSDATTRDWLLGELPQLLNMK from the coding sequence ATGAATAAGGTAAGACAACCGTTCGCCGTATTATGTGTACTCTTTCTGATGACCACAATACTACTCGCCTGCGGAAACTCAGGAGAACAACCAGCCAAGAACAATGCGTCGAACGCAGCCGGAAATAATACTTCTGCTACCACTGTACCTTCTCCAGAAACATCCGACAAGGGCACTAATGAAACTGCGGCAACTACTCGCTCCTACACGGATTACATAGGCCATACCGTAGAAATACCTGTTAACCCGAAGCGCGTGATTTATTCAGGAGAAACCTATGGAGATCTACTCGCACTTGGTGTGCAAGCGGTAGGATATCCACTTTCCATGGGTGAGGGTCAGGTTTTCGAAGATCAGCTACAAGGTGTCGAAGATGTAGGGTTCCCTATCAATCTGGAAAAGACGCTGGAACTTCAGCCTGATTTGATTATCTATGCAGGAACTGATGAAGCTGATTTCGAGCAGCTGTCCAAAATCGCACCCACGATAATATTTGACACCTTTGCCCCGCTAAATGAACGGATGCTTGATATCGGTGGAATTCTTGGGAAAACGACCGAAGCAGAGGCATGGCTGGCAAAGTATAAAACGAGTGAAGATGCCATGTGGGAACAATTAAAGGCAGCGGGCATAAAAGAAGGAGAAACAGCTTCGGTCTTTACTTATTATCCTGGTGACAGACTATTTGTTATGGCGACGACCGGACTTTCGCAAGTCCTTTATGGAGAGAATGGTTTCAAGCCAACCCCAGCAATTCAGAAGGTACTTGATGAAGGTATGGGATTTCAGGAAGTATCCATGGAAGTGCTTAAAGAATATGCCGGAGATCGGATTTTCATTCTAACTCCTGTGGCCGATGAAGCCAAGCAATCCACAGCTACTCTATTAAAGAGTCCGATCTGGAAAGGTCTCCCTGCCGTCAAGAACGGATATGTCTATACACAAGATATTATGAAGACTTCAAGTGATGCGACAACAAGAGATTGGCTGCTCGGTGAACTCCCACAGCTTTTGAATATGAAATAA
- a CDS encoding glycoside hydrolase family 2 TIM barrel-domain containing protein gives MRAKFVYQPPANGYPEWNNNPEIFELNRLDAHASMIPYSNLTQALVGDKETSPYYKTLNGIWKFSFSETPDLRVVDFYKADFDCSNWATIPVPSHWQFHGYDYPQYTNVRYPWAESEPDLKPPFAPTKYNPVGSYIRTFTVPESWNGQPVYLSFQGVESAFYVWVNGERVGYCEDTFTPSEFDITPYLIAGDNKLAVEVYRWCDASWLEDQDFWRLSGIFREVYLYTAPSVHVADFFVKTELDEAFVHADLNVDIKVENYFNEKLNPYTLQMQLYNKEDQPVWEAPVSTFTSFDQEGVQHFKLSEHVEDPYKWSAETPYLYTLVLSMIDDKGNTTETVSCKVGFRTFEIKDGLMKINGKRIVLKGVNRHEFSCDTGRALSKDDMIRDIKLMKTHNINAVRTSHYPNQSVWYELCDEYGLYVIDETNLETHGTWQYGQQGIHEGNVPASKPEWRANVIDRCNSMMQRDKNHPSVIIWSLGNESYGGDNFIAMHDYLREADPTRPVHYEGIFHCRESEAASDIESTMYAKPHDVEKYALSHPQKPYIICEYSHAMGNSCGGLHLYTDMFDKFDVFQGAFIWDWVDQAIRTKTSEGVPYLAYGGDFGESPHDGNFSGNGLLFADRSVTPKLFEVKKCYQNIKVTALNIREGLFQIRNNFLFTDIEQYEFKWEVSLDGVTAQEGLLQISAAPGEIVECTIPYELISHRGDHEAILNLSFIQRSETSWADADHEIAWEQFILSPRIVTKAPKTTNGKLHVQEHEGALTVQGGNFTLNFNTTTGELNSYYAAGKEHLLEPVRPNFWRAVTDNDLGNGLPKRCAVWKQASNERNLLSMKYRTEGNLCFVSTTYLLPTNPYSTLLIQYEIRPDGSLEILQELNPGSSALPEIPEFGMMFVLAGRLDTLSWYGRGPHENYWDRQTGAPLGRYTGKVSDQFSPYLRPQECGNKTDVRFASITDGNDGSGLYFDSAIPMEINALPWKPEELEAHDHVYKLPVSNKSVLRVNYKQMGVGGDDSWGAPTHEEFTLPANRPYAFRFTLSLL, from the coding sequence ATGCGAGCAAAATTTGTTTACCAGCCTCCTGCAAATGGTTATCCAGAATGGAATAATAATCCAGAAATCTTCGAACTAAATCGCTTGGATGCACATGCTTCCATGATCCCTTATAGCAATCTAACGCAAGCCCTGGTGGGAGATAAAGAAACCTCACCATACTACAAAACGCTTAATGGTATTTGGAAGTTCTCTTTTTCCGAAACACCTGATCTACGGGTCGTGGATTTTTATAAAGCTGATTTCGATTGCAGCAATTGGGCTACGATTCCTGTACCTTCTCACTGGCAATTCCATGGGTATGATTACCCGCAATATACGAATGTCCGATATCCTTGGGCGGAATCTGAACCTGATCTCAAGCCACCCTTTGCTCCGACAAAATATAATCCCGTAGGCTCGTACATTCGAACCTTTACTGTACCTGAATCTTGGAACGGTCAACCTGTATACCTTAGCTTTCAGGGGGTTGAATCCGCTTTCTATGTATGGGTAAACGGAGAACGGGTCGGTTACTGTGAAGACACCTTTACACCTTCCGAGTTCGATATTACCCCTTATTTAATTGCTGGTGATAATAAACTAGCTGTCGAGGTCTATCGTTGGTGTGATGCCAGTTGGCTGGAGGATCAAGATTTTTGGAGGCTTAGCGGTATTTTTCGGGAGGTCTATCTGTACACGGCCCCTTCTGTTCATGTTGCTGATTTTTTCGTTAAAACCGAGCTAGATGAAGCTTTCGTACATGCGGATTTAAACGTAGACATCAAAGTAGAGAATTATTTTAACGAGAAACTAAACCCTTATACACTCCAAATGCAGCTATACAATAAAGAGGATCAGCCTGTATGGGAGGCTCCAGTATCTACGTTTACTTCCTTTGATCAAGAGGGTGTTCAGCATTTCAAGCTTTCTGAACATGTAGAAGACCCTTATAAGTGGAGTGCTGAGACACCGTATCTGTATACATTGGTTCTCTCCATGATTGACGATAAAGGAAACACTACTGAAACGGTCAGCTGTAAGGTCGGATTCCGTACCTTTGAGATCAAAGACGGACTTATGAAGATCAACGGCAAAAGAATTGTGCTTAAAGGCGTTAACCGGCACGAGTTCTCTTGTGACACAGGACGTGCGCTATCCAAAGACGACATGATCCGAGATATCAAACTGATGAAAACACATAATATTAATGCGGTTCGGACCTCTCACTACCCGAATCAATCTGTTTGGTATGAGCTTTGTGATGAATACGGACTTTACGTAATCGATGAAACCAATCTGGAAACGCACGGTACTTGGCAGTATGGGCAACAAGGTATACATGAGGGAAATGTACCTGCTAGCAAACCGGAATGGCGGGCCAATGTGATTGACCGTTGCAACTCCATGATGCAAAGAGACAAGAACCATCCTTCGGTTATCATCTGGTCACTGGGGAATGAGTCCTACGGTGGTGATAATTTTATCGCCATGCATGACTATCTCAGAGAAGCTGACCCGACACGACCTGTTCATTATGAAGGAATCTTCCATTGCAGAGAGTCAGAAGCAGCTAGTGATATAGAGTCGACTATGTATGCTAAACCGCACGATGTTGAAAAATATGCGCTAAGTCATCCTCAGAAGCCTTACATCATCTGCGAATACAGCCATGCTATGGGGAATTCTTGCGGTGGATTACACCTATACACCGATATGTTTGACAAGTTCGATGTATTTCAAGGTGCATTTATTTGGGATTGGGTGGATCAGGCTATTCGAACAAAAACATCCGAAGGTGTCCCATATTTAGCATATGGTGGTGATTTTGGTGAGTCGCCACATGATGGAAATTTTAGCGGAAACGGATTACTTTTTGCCGATCGCTCGGTTACTCCAAAGCTATTTGAGGTCAAAAAATGCTATCAAAATATTAAAGTAACTGCTTTAAATATCCGTGAAGGTCTCTTTCAGATTCGTAATAATTTTTTATTTACCGATATTGAACAATACGAATTTAAATGGGAAGTTTCTTTAGACGGAGTAACTGCGCAAGAAGGTTTGCTGCAAATCTCTGCTGCACCAGGAGAAATCGTTGAATGCACTATCCCTTATGAACTGATTTCACATAGAGGTGATCATGAAGCTATTCTGAATCTCTCCTTTATTCAGCGTTCAGAAACTTCTTGGGCTGATGCTGATCACGAAATCGCTTGGGAACAGTTTATTTTATCCCCGCGTATCGTGACAAAGGCTCCAAAGACAACGAATGGAAAGTTACATGTGCAGGAACATGAAGGTGCATTGACCGTACAGGGTGGGAATTTCACTCTAAACTTTAATACAACAACTGGTGAGCTAAACTCATACTATGCTGCCGGTAAAGAACATCTGCTTGAACCCGTAAGACCTAACTTCTGGAGAGCGGTCACGGATAATGATCTTGGCAATGGATTGCCAAAGCGCTGTGCAGTGTGGAAGCAGGCTTCTAATGAGCGGAATCTGTTGAGCATGAAATATAGAACTGAAGGAAATCTCTGTTTCGTTTCCACCACTTACCTTCTGCCAACGAATCCGTACTCCACCCTTCTGATTCAGTATGAGATTCGCCCTGACGGATCTTTAGAGATCCTGCAAGAACTGAATCCGGGTAGTAGCGCTCTGCCAGAAATTCCTGAGTTCGGAATGATGTTCGTGCTTGCTGGAAGACTCGATACCCTTTCATGGTACGGCCGTGGACCCCATGAGAATTATTGGGACAGACAGACTGGAGCACCTCTTGGCCGCTATACGGGCAAAGTCAGTGACCAGTTCAGCCCTTATCTTAGACCGCAGGAGTGCGGCAATAAGACGGATGTCAGATTTGCTTCGATTACAGATGGCAACGACGGATCAGGACTTTATTTTGATAGTGCAATCCCTATGGAGATTAATGCTCTGCCTTGGAAACCCGAGGAATTGGAAGCACATGATCACGTATATAAATTACCAGTCTCGAACAAAAGCGTACTGAGAGTCAACTACAAGCAAATGGGAGTTGGGGGTGACGATAGCTGGGGTGCACCAACCCACGAAGAGTTCACTCTGCCGGCTAATCGCCCATATGCATTCCGTTTCACCCTTTCTCTTCTCTAA
- a CDS encoding AraC family transcriptional regulator gives MESKIIFCQTEDTNMLPLYATTIGFWEHQAETLRPTGFPDYQIHQIHEGKGELVIQEKRYIVGSGDVFFLFPNITHSYAPISSKWKLSWISFNGREAGQMLLYAGIRESGPARLKEDKWLNPLKEMLNLSDSNELETNLERSKQLYALLLDLKSNLVSPLNEALELERIKPVLRHIERNLHRTLPLKELAEVIAVSPQYLCRLFQKTIHDRPVTYINKQRINLSKQLMFNERDKKMYEIAQLVGFENASYFCLVFKRLTGMSPEQFKQLHGLD, from the coding sequence ATGGAGAGTAAAATAATTTTTTGCCAAACGGAAGATACGAATATGCTGCCGCTGTATGCTACAACCATTGGATTTTGGGAGCATCAGGCAGAAACCTTACGTCCTACCGGATTTCCGGATTACCAAATACATCAGATTCACGAAGGCAAAGGCGAACTTGTCATTCAGGAGAAACGATATATTGTGGGTTCAGGGGATGTATTCTTTTTGTTCCCGAATATTACGCATTCGTATGCGCCAATCAGCAGTAAGTGGAAGCTGTCATGGATTTCATTTAATGGTAGAGAGGCCGGTCAAATGCTGCTGTACGCAGGAATCCGCGAATCAGGCCCTGCAAGGTTGAAGGAGGATAAGTGGCTAAATCCTTTAAAAGAAATGCTCAACTTGTCAGATAGTAATGAACTGGAAACGAATCTGGAACGATCCAAACAACTATACGCGCTGCTACTGGATTTAAAAAGCAACCTAGTTTCTCCTCTAAACGAGGCTCTTGAATTGGAGCGAATTAAACCGGTGTTGCGACATATAGAAAGGAATCTTCATAGGACCCTCCCATTAAAGGAACTTGCGGAGGTTATTGCAGTGTCGCCACAGTATTTATGCAGGCTTTTTCAAAAAACAATTCATGATCGACCTGTAACCTATATCAACAAGCAACGTATTAACTTGAGTAAACAGCTAATGTTCAATGAACGAGATAAAAAAATGTATGAAATTGCTCAGTTAGTGGGCTTCGAAAATGCCAGCTACTTTTGTCTAGTGTTTAAGCGGTTGACTGGAATGAGTCCAGAGCAATTTAAACAGCTGCATGGTTTGGACTAG
- a CDS encoding alpha-L-arabinofuranosidase C-terminal domain-containing protein, with amino-acid sequence MKTEGTLTIHTQKRGAALGDLFGIFFEDLNHAADGGLYAELVQNRSFEFDPIDRADYHALMAWEPVERGDGKTVITVEDSEPLNDRNPHYVAIDVVAEGDGVGLMNLGFNSGIPVKEGENYKFSVYARRETSFDVPLIISIESTNGIIHGEAEIAVNHSEWTRYEAVIKSKATDTSSRLVIVTKGSGRVYLDMVSLFPEKTFMNRPGGMREDISLLLADLKPKFMRFPGGCLVHDGSLNPDDRDSMYRWKNTIGDVAQRPARRNNWSYNQTLGLGYFEYFQFCEDIGAKPIPVLPGGYDPHHKRMVPLGELMPWVEDALDLIDFANGDISSKWGRIRANLGHPEPFGLEYIGIGNEEVGAPFFERYPYFHQAIKEKYPDIKVINSSGPFSAGKEYERGWTSAKENKSDLVDEHYYCTPEWFLANHHRYDDFKADEPKVFLGEYASWGNTYYNALVEAAFMTGLQNNAHAVGLACYAPMLCNVDYINWKPDLIWFNNYEVYGTANYYVQKLFMNHQGDQLLEIKANGFTVPEERKVEAITGAISLGVDASAARYSEITLVNNVTGEVKTYSELSEEVSNLLDPAQNGTAKRTLELGETEWESYTLNFKATRTAGNKGFVFYFGKADDQSHLYWELGGWQNQDSIVASIINGRNSVLTHSMFRVETDVEYNLMLEVSGRHIRTYINGELINETEDKLPVIEPLYYTASVEDSTGDIILKTVNVQENSVSAEIILEEMAKKDLSIDVYELSDYQLEDENNFENKEFVSPKQTNFTTMGSSFSYEFPKQSVTIFRIK; translated from the coding sequence ATGAAGACAGAAGGAACTCTGACAATACATACACAGAAGCGTGGTGCAGCATTAGGTGATTTATTTGGAATCTTCTTTGAGGATTTAAATCATGCGGCAGATGGTGGACTTTATGCTGAGCTAGTTCAGAATCGATCCTTTGAATTTGATCCGATCGATCGGGCCGATTATCATGCGTTAATGGCTTGGGAGCCTGTAGAACGTGGAGATGGGAAAACTGTAATCACCGTGGAAGATAGCGAGCCCTTGAATGATCGTAATCCACATTATGTAGCCATTGATGTTGTGGCTGAAGGTGACGGCGTTGGGTTAATGAATCTGGGATTCAATAGTGGTATTCCGGTAAAAGAGGGCGAGAATTATAAGTTCTCGGTATATGCTCGTCGGGAGACAAGCTTTGACGTACCCCTTATCATATCCATTGAAAGTACAAATGGTATCATTCATGGTGAAGCGGAAATCGCTGTGAATCACTCCGAATGGACTCGATACGAAGCAGTTATTAAGTCTAAGGCTACAGATACTAGTTCACGTCTTGTAATCGTTACCAAAGGCAGCGGGAGGGTATATCTGGACATGGTTTCTCTGTTTCCGGAGAAGACCTTTATGAACAGACCTGGGGGCATGCGTGAAGATATTTCACTGTTACTCGCCGACTTAAAGCCTAAATTCATGCGGTTTCCGGGAGGTTGTCTGGTACATGACGGTTCCTTAAATCCAGATGACAGAGATTCTATGTACAGATGGAAGAATACAATAGGGGATGTGGCACAAAGGCCGGCAAGGCGGAATAACTGGTCTTACAATCAGACGCTTGGGTTAGGATACTTTGAATATTTTCAGTTCTGTGAGGATATTGGAGCTAAGCCGATTCCCGTTCTTCCGGGCGGCTACGATCCGCATCATAAACGTATGGTGCCGCTGGGTGAATTAATGCCCTGGGTTGAGGATGCACTGGATTTGATCGACTTTGCCAATGGGGACATTTCATCGAAGTGGGGAAGGATACGTGCGAACCTTGGTCACCCGGAACCTTTTGGGCTAGAGTATATCGGCATCGGCAATGAAGAGGTAGGTGCACCCTTTTTCGAGAGATATCCATACTTTCATCAAGCCATTAAAGAGAAATATCCGGATATTAAGGTCATTAATTCGAGCGGTCCATTCTCCGCTGGTAAGGAATATGAGCGGGGCTGGACATCTGCAAAAGAGAATAAGTCTGATCTTGTAGACGAGCATTATTACTGTACACCTGAATGGTTCCTGGCGAATCATCATCGTTATGATGACTTTAAGGCGGATGAACCGAAAGTATTCTTAGGTGAATATGCTTCATGGGGCAATACCTATTATAACGCATTAGTGGAAGCAGCTTTTATGACGGGACTTCAGAACAACGCTCATGCAGTTGGTTTGGCATGTTATGCTCCTATGCTCTGCAATGTGGATTATATCAACTGGAAGCCGGATCTAATCTGGTTTAATAATTATGAAGTGTACGGAACTGCGAACTACTATGTTCAAAAGCTATTCATGAACCATCAGGGAGATCAGCTACTGGAGATAAAAGCGAACGGCTTCACAGTACCTGAGGAACGCAAAGTTGAAGCGATCACAGGAGCGATTAGCTTGGGTGTGGATGCATCCGCTGCTCGATATTCAGAAATCACACTGGTCAACAATGTTACGGGAGAAGTGAAGACGTATTCTGAGTTGTCAGAAGAAGTATCAAACCTGCTTGATCCTGCTCAGAACGGAACGGCCAAACGAACACTAGAGCTTGGAGAGACGGAGTGGGAGAGCTATACCTTGAATTTTAAGGCTACTAGAACCGCAGGGAATAAAGGGTTTGTGTTCTATTTTGGTAAAGCAGATGATCAGAGTCATTTGTATTGGGAACTAGGTGGCTGGCAGAATCAGGATTCCATTGTGGCATCAATTATTAACGGGAGAAACTCTGTGCTTACACATTCTATGTTTAGAGTTGAAACAGACGTAGAATACAATCTGATGCTAGAAGTATCAGGCAGACATATTCGTACTTATATTAACGGAGAGCTGATCAATGAGACGGAGGACAAACTTCCGGTCATCGAACCGCTTTATTACACAGCAAGTGTGGAGGATTCCACAGGGGATATCATTCTTAAGACAGTGAATGTACAAGAGAACAGCGTTTCTGCTGAGATTATATTAGAAGAGATGGCAAAAAAGGACTTGTCCATCGACGTATATGAACTATCAGATTACCAGCTTGAGGATGAAAATAACTTCGAGAATAAAGAGTTTGTCTCCCCTAAGCAAACCAATTTTACGACGATGGGCAGCAGTTTTTCTTATGAGTTCCCTAAACAATCCGTAACGATTTTTAGAATAAAATAA
- a CDS encoding ArsR/SmtB family transcription factor has protein sequence MHLTTDSESLRVYEALASEVRLRIIELLDRKEMHIKELAAELYISSAMVSTHVAKLQKAGLINSKMRRVDGGTYKYCSLSTNCLQIKLSGSRGIC, from the coding sequence ATGCACTTAACTACAGATTCAGAATCGCTTCGAGTCTATGAAGCACTTGCAAGTGAAGTCAGGTTAAGGATTATCGAACTACTAGACCGAAAAGAGATGCATATTAAAGAACTGGCTGCCGAGCTCTATATAAGTAGTGCGATGGTTAGCACCCATGTTGCCAAGCTACAAAAAGCAGGCCTGATTAACTCTAAAATGAGACGTGTGGATGGAGGGACATATAAGTATTGCTCACTGTCTACGAACTGCCTGCAGATTAAATTATCAGGATCTCGGGGAATCTGCTAA
- a CDS encoding LacI family DNA-binding transcriptional regulator, which translates to MEKVTIKDVAREAGVSISTVSNALNDVDVLNPETKSHVLKVAKQLNYVPNLNGKLLRNGKTKMLGFFTTSVAGPYFYKLVESMSRECDRLGYGLNVFVTKDKQVIMSNILGRRVDGVIIYEELRIDEEEIAAMVKDKIKAVFLDRPLKNETMGSVIFNSFESAYEATKYLISLGHKKIAYISGVDEMYDSVQRKEGYLAALRQYQLPTNEEYIIQGYFEEESTYNAIKSLVHLSPEKMPDAFLAGNDLSAIGCIQALKSNGYEVPLDISVMGFDDIDIAQYFSPPLTTVRNQIARQGILSINHLVRMIQKKEQGEMMKLPGELIVRGSTQVKIDRY; encoded by the coding sequence ATGGAAAAGGTAACTATCAAAGACGTTGCTAGAGAGGCTGGAGTGTCCATTTCTACAGTTTCCAACGCACTAAATGACGTTGATGTATTAAATCCGGAGACCAAATCACATGTGCTTAAGGTTGCGAAGCAATTAAATTATGTTCCAAACCTAAATGGCAAGCTCCTAAGGAACGGAAAAACTAAAATGCTAGGTTTTTTCACGACAAGTGTAGCGGGCCCGTACTTCTATAAGCTGGTGGAGTCCATGTCTCGTGAATGTGATCGGTTAGGTTATGGATTAAATGTATTTGTTACAAAGGATAAACAAGTAATTATGAGCAATATTCTAGGTCGACGTGTGGATGGTGTCATTATCTATGAAGAGCTGAGAATAGATGAAGAAGAAATTGCCGCAATGGTAAAAGACAAGATCAAGGCTGTGTTTCTGGATCGACCACTTAAGAATGAAACGATGGGAAGCGTAATCTTTAATTCGTTTGAATCTGCTTACGAAGCAACTAAATATTTAATCAGTCTGGGACACAAGAAAATTGCTTACATATCTGGTGTAGATGAGATGTATGACAGTGTTCAGCGGAAAGAAGGATACTTGGCCGCCTTGCGTCAATATCAGCTTCCGACGAACGAAGAGTATATTATCCAAGGATATTTTGAGGAAGAGAGTACCTATAACGCTATAAAGTCTCTAGTTCATTTAAGTCCTGAAAAAATGCCTGATGCTTTTTTAGCGGGGAATGATTTGAGTGCCATTGGATGTATTCAAGCTTTGAAATCGAATGGATATGAAGTCCCGTTGGATATAAGCGTTATGGGGTTTGACGATATTGATATCGCGCAGTATTTCTCACCGCCATTAACGACGGTAAGAAATCAAATTGCCAGACAAGGTATTCTATCCATAAATCACCTGGTTCGCATGATTCAGAAGAAGGAACAGGGCGAAATGATGAAATTGCCAGGTGAGCTAATTGTACGTGGTTCTACTCAAGTGAAGATTGATCGGTACTAA